A genomic window from Peromyscus maniculatus bairdii isolate BWxNUB_F1_BW_parent chromosome 1, HU_Pman_BW_mat_3.1, whole genome shotgun sequence includes:
- the LOC102917123 gene encoding olfactory receptor 10A3-like translates to MRRQNHSSAVEFILLGFSNYPELQGQMFGAFLVIYLVTLMGNALIIAIIFLDQSLHIPMYLFLQNLSLVDLCFSTVITPEMLVVLTTQKATISFGGCFAQMYFILLFGGTECFLLGAMAYDRFAAICHPLSYPVIMNKRVFVKLAIFSWVSGTMMTTLQTTWVFSFPYCGRREINHLFCETPPVLELACADTFLFEVYAFTGTILIVMVPFLLILLSYTRILFAILRMPSNTGRQKAFSTCASHLTSVTLFYGTASITYLQPKSRYSPDTKKLMSLAYTLLTPLLNPLIYSLRNKEMKRAVVKLWERKVALHTA, encoded by the coding sequence ATGAGGAGGCAAAATCACAGCTCTGCCGTTGAATTTATCCTCTTGGGATTTTCTAACTATCCTGAACTCCAAGGACAGATGTTTGGGGCTTTCTTGGTTATTTATCTGGTGACTCTAATGGGAAACGCCCTCATTATCGCCATCATCTTCCTGGACCAGAGCCTGCACATCCCCATGTACCTGTTCCTGCAGAATCTATCTTTAGTGGACCTCTGTTTCAGCACAGTCATCACACCTGAAATGCTGGTGGTCCTGACCACCCAGAAAGCCACCATTTCCTTTGGGGGCTGTTTTGCACAGATGTATTTCATTCTTCTCTTTGGTGGGACTGAGTGTTTTCTCCTGGGGGCGATGGCTTATGACCGATTTGCTGCAATCTGCCATCCTCTGTCCTACCCGGTGATTATGAACAAGAGGGTCTTCGTGAAACTGGCTATATTCTCATGGGTCTCGGGTACTATGATGACTACTCTGCAGACCACGTGGGTGTTTAGTTTCCCCTACTGTGGCCGTAGAGAAATTAACCATCTCTTCTGTGAGACCCCTCCAGTGCTGGAGCTTGCATGTGCAGACACGTTCCTGTTTGAAGTCTATGCCTTCACAGGCACCATTTTGATTGTCATGGTCCCCTTCCTATTGATACTCTTGTCTTATACTCGAATTCTCTTTGCCATCCTGAGGATGCCATCAAACACAGGGAGGCAGAAGGCCTTTTCCACATGTGCCTCTCATCTcacatctgtcaccctcttctatGGCACGGCCAGTATAACTTATCTACAGCCCAAATCCAGGTACTCACCAGACACCAAGAAACTGATGTCATTGGCATACACACTGCTTACCCCTCTGCTGAATCCACTTATCTACAGCCTGAGAAACAAGGAGATGAAAAGGGCTGTGGTGAAATTATGGGAAAGAAAAGTGGCTTTACACACAGCTTGA